The proteins below are encoded in one region of Nitrospirota bacterium:
- a CDS encoding NAD(P)-dependent glycerol-3-phosphate dehydrogenase: protein MQTVNRIGVIGAGAWGTALAKHMAGKGLHVRLWAYEQDVVDAINQTHENRVFLPGVILPPSLSATDSLAQVVSDCDGLLFVVPSHVARLVLQQLAPLLPLSLPVISATKGIEEETFKLMTQVMEDVLPTTLHSKLMVLSGPSFAAEVSQGQPTALCLAGLEAPLVSAFQAALMTPALRVYADSDMIGVQLGGALKNVMALAAGVVDGLGLGHNARAALITRGLAEIVRLGHAMGADARTFYGLSGVGDLVLTCTGTLSRNHTVGMRLGKGEKLEAILGSMKAVAEGVRTAKAASGLAQRHGVEMPIVREINEVLFEGKSCRQAVTDLMERDAKPEKGQA, encoded by the coding sequence ATGCAGACTGTCAATCGTATCGGGGTGATCGGCGCCGGCGCCTGGGGCACGGCCCTCGCCAAACATATGGCGGGAAAAGGACTTCATGTCAGGCTCTGGGCCTATGAGCAGGACGTGGTCGATGCGATCAATCAGACGCACGAGAATCGGGTCTTCCTGCCTGGTGTGATCTTGCCTCCCTCGCTCAGCGCGACCGATTCCCTGGCGCAGGTCGTGAGCGATTGCGATGGCCTCCTCTTTGTCGTACCGTCGCATGTGGCCCGGCTCGTCCTCCAGCAGCTTGCTCCCCTCTTGCCCCTTTCTCTGCCCGTGATCAGCGCGACGAAGGGGATCGAAGAAGAGACGTTCAAATTGATGACGCAAGTGATGGAGGATGTCCTTCCCACGACGTTGCACTCGAAGCTGATGGTCTTGTCCGGGCCGAGCTTTGCGGCAGAGGTGAGCCAGGGCCAACCTACAGCTCTTTGTCTCGCAGGGCTGGAGGCGCCGCTGGTCAGCGCCTTTCAGGCGGCCTTGATGACGCCGGCGCTACGAGTGTATGCGGATAGCGATATGATCGGCGTCCAACTGGGCGGGGCCTTGAAGAACGTGATGGCCTTGGCTGCCGGGGTCGTCGATGGACTCGGTCTCGGCCACAATGCGCGAGCCGCTTTGATTACGAGGGGACTGGCGGAAATCGTCCGGCTCGGACATGCGATGGGCGCCGATGCGCGAACGTTCTACGGACTTTCCGGCGTGGGCGATCTCGTCCTCACCTGTACCGGGACCTTGAGCCGAAATCATACAGTCGGTATGAGGCTGGGGAAAGGCGAAAAGCTGGAGGCCATCCTCGGCAGTATGAAGGCGGTGGCCGAAGGGGTGCGGACTGCCAAGGCTGCGTCCGGGTTGGCCCAGCGCCATGGAGTCGAGATGCCGATCGTCCGTGAGATCAACGAAGTGTTGTTCGAAGGAAAATCCTGCCGCCAGGCTGTGACCGATCTGATGGAACGTGATGCGAAGCCGGAGAAGGGGCAGGCAT
- a CDS encoding arginine deiminase-related protein has protein sequence MSRLLVCPPDYFGIEYEINPWMRRSNAVDSGQAVRQWHHLMQVLEQEVGARLERMQPIPGLPDLVFTANAGVVMGRKAVPSRFRYAERQKEEAYFEDWFRTHGYDVLTLEKGLVFEGAGDLLGFPDGWFGGYRQRSDIRAFSIISEWFTREILPLELVDSRFYHLDTCFCPLSGGELLYYPAAFDRYGRAAIAERIAPERRLAIPEDEALKFACNAVCVGQHVTLPTGCPHTEQLLDARGYRLHPVPLDEFMKSGGSAKCLTLALD, from the coding sequence ATGAGTCGCTTGTTGGTTTGTCCGCCGGACTATTTCGGGATCGAATACGAGATCAACCCCTGGATGCGCCGTTCGAACGCCGTCGATTCAGGCCAGGCCGTTCGCCAGTGGCATCACCTCATGCAGGTGCTGGAGCAGGAAGTGGGCGCGCGGCTGGAACGGATGCAGCCGATTCCTGGTCTGCCGGATCTGGTCTTCACGGCTAATGCCGGGGTCGTGATGGGTCGCAAAGCGGTGCCGAGCCGTTTTCGTTATGCCGAACGGCAGAAGGAAGAGGCGTACTTCGAGGATTGGTTTCGTACGCACGGTTACGATGTCCTGACGTTGGAGAAGGGGCTGGTCTTTGAAGGGGCGGGTGACCTCCTTGGCTTTCCCGATGGCTGGTTTGGCGGCTACAGACAGAGGTCGGATATCCGGGCGTTCTCGATCATCAGCGAGTGGTTCACCAGAGAGATTCTTCCGCTCGAGCTGGTGGACAGCCGGTTCTATCACCTCGATACCTGTTTCTGCCCTTTAAGTGGTGGCGAGCTGCTGTATTATCCCGCTGCGTTCGATCGGTATGGGCGAGCGGCGATTGCCGAGCGGATTGCGCCGGAGCGGAGGCTGGCAATTCCAGAAGATGAGGCGCTGAAGTTTGCCTGCAATGCCGTCTGTGTCGGGCAACATGTTACGTTGCCGACAGGTTGTCCTCATACTGAGCAGCTCCTCGATGCGCGTGGCTACCGCCTCCATCCCGTCCCCCTCGACGAGTTCATGAAGTCGGGTGGATCGGCGAAGTGTCTGACGCTGGCCCTCGATTGA
- a CDS encoding TIGR00300 family protein, with the protein MMQNQETVVLQGHIIDSLILAKVLDTILMLGGTFDLQDVQIGKTREEPSRARIIVWASSAKLLSEILHAIQPHGASVESERDCRLTEAPADGIFPDEFYATTHLSTQVRVRDQWVEVEGIEMDLGIRVDRARLTARTVPMGEVKRGDLIVTGREGVRVIPLQRPRDRDVFSFMESQVSAERPHGHIIGDIAKRLVQLRAGFREGKAGSKVLLAGGPAIVHAGGREALTWLIDEEFIQVLFCGNALPAHDMEVDLYGTSLGYGHVAGRVVPHGHEHHLRTINRIRAIGSIEAAVRSGVVKTGIMAACVRRGAQVVMAGTIRDDGPLPGVITDSVEAQAAMRAAIPGIGLALLVASTLHAVATGNLLPATVPSVCVDVNPAVPTKLADRGSFQAVGLVMDAASFLRELARELAGC; encoded by the coding sequence ATGATGCAAAACCAAGAAACCGTCGTGCTGCAGGGGCACATCATCGATTCGCTGATCCTGGCGAAGGTCCTGGATACGATCCTGATGTTGGGCGGGACCTTCGACCTTCAGGACGTACAGATCGGCAAGACCCGCGAGGAGCCGTCGCGCGCGCGAATCATCGTGTGGGCCTCGTCCGCAAAGCTGCTCAGTGAGATTCTCCATGCCATTCAACCCCACGGCGCGTCGGTCGAGAGTGAACGGGATTGCCGGCTGACTGAAGCACCGGCGGACGGCATCTTTCCTGACGAGTTCTACGCGACCACCCATTTATCCACCCAGGTGCGAGTGCGCGACCAGTGGGTGGAGGTGGAGGGGATCGAGATGGACCTGGGTATTCGCGTGGATCGGGCTCGTCTGACTGCGCGGACTGTTCCGATGGGAGAGGTGAAGCGTGGAGATCTGATTGTGACCGGTCGTGAGGGTGTGCGAGTGATCCCGCTGCAACGGCCGCGCGACCGAGATGTGTTCAGTTTCATGGAATCGCAGGTCTCGGCTGAGCGTCCCCACGGGCATATTATCGGTGACATCGCCAAGCGTCTGGTGCAGTTGCGAGCAGGGTTCCGGGAGGGGAAAGCCGGCAGTAAGGTGCTGCTGGCGGGAGGCCCGGCGATTGTTCACGCCGGCGGGCGAGAGGCGCTAACGTGGCTCATCGATGAAGAATTCATCCAAGTCTTGTTCTGCGGGAATGCCCTGCCCGCTCATGATATGGAAGTCGATCTCTATGGCACGTCCCTTGGCTATGGCCATGTGGCTGGTCGTGTCGTGCCGCATGGGCATGAACACCACCTGCGAACCATTAATCGGATCAGGGCCATCGGCAGCATCGAGGCAGCGGTGAGGTCGGGAGTCGTCAAGACAGGCATTATGGCTGCCTGCGTCAGGCGTGGGGCCCAGGTCGTTATGGCCGGCACGATTCGCGATGACGGTCCGTTGCCCGGCGTGATTACGGATTCGGTCGAAGCTCAAGCCGCCATGCGCGCCGCAATTCCTGGTATTGGACTGGCTTTGCTCGTTGCTTCGACGCTGCACGCGGTGGCGACGGGCAATCTGTTGCCTGCCACGGTCCCATCGGTCTGTGTTGATGTGAATCCGGCCGTCCCGACGAAACTCGCGGATCGAGGGAGTTTTCAGGCTGTGGGGCTGGTCATGGACGCCGCGTCGTTCTTACGCGAACTGGCGCGTGAGCTTGCAGGATGCTGA
- a CDS encoding tRNA pseudouridine(13) synthase TruD: MTMPFLTAELPGIGGQMRTLPEDFQVEERPLYLPCGEGEHLYLKIRKRLLSTPDLVLRLSSTLGVKAQAIGVAGLKDARAVTTQMISLLGITPDRLDRLKVDEQLLSVEVLGLHRNRLRTGHHAGNHFRLVIRDVALHARETVPQALNLLVRRGVPNYFGPQRQGRSGLNYQTGAELLVDPVRRNKLSRSKRMWYLNAYQSHFFNAMLARRLDRIDRILVGDWAMKMENGACFLVEDATIEQHRADQFEISPTGILFGSRVSWAGGEQGEIERAVVAESGATPESLTEAAKACGFRGERRSLRTSLADLDWSLDGTVLTLSFSLPPGAYATNILRELMKTE, from the coding sequence ATGACCATGCCATTTTTGACCGCAGAACTGCCGGGCATCGGCGGACAGATGCGGACGCTTCCGGAAGACTTTCAGGTCGAGGAACGACCGCTCTATCTTCCTTGCGGCGAGGGGGAGCATCTCTACCTCAAGATCAGAAAACGTCTCCTGTCGACGCCGGATCTCGTCCTGCGACTCTCTTCGACTTTGGGGGTGAAAGCGCAAGCGATTGGTGTGGCCGGCCTCAAAGACGCGAGGGCCGTGACCACGCAGATGATCTCGCTGCTGGGGATCACGCCTGACCGGTTGGATCGATTGAAAGTGGATGAACAACTCCTATCGGTGGAGGTGCTGGGCCTGCATCGCAATCGGTTGCGGACGGGACATCATGCGGGCAATCATTTTCGATTGGTGATCAGGGATGTCGCCCTGCATGCCCGCGAGACGGTGCCCCAGGCCTTGAACCTCTTGGTGCGACGGGGTGTGCCGAACTATTTCGGTCCGCAACGGCAGGGACGGAGCGGGTTGAACTACCAGACGGGAGCCGAATTACTGGTGGACCCAGTCCGTCGCAACAAGCTGAGCCGGTCCAAGCGCATGTGGTACCTCAATGCCTATCAGTCGCACTTCTTCAATGCCATGCTGGCCAGGCGGCTGGATCGGATCGATCGCATCCTAGTGGGAGACTGGGCCATGAAGATGGAAAATGGCGCCTGTTTTCTGGTGGAGGATGCCACGATTGAACAACATCGGGCCGATCAGTTCGAGATCAGTCCTACCGGTATTTTGTTCGGATCGCGGGTGTCGTGGGCCGGAGGAGAACAGGGCGAGATCGAACGAGCCGTGGTCGCTGAGAGCGGGGCCACACCTGAGAGTCTTACGGAAGCGGCGAAGGCCTGCGGGTTTCGCGGTGAGCGGCGTTCGCTCCGAACGTCCCTGGCCGATTTGGACTGGAGCTTGGACGGTACTGTGCTCACGCTTTCTTTTTCGCTTCCCCCTGGCGCCTATGCAACGAATATACTCCGTGAACTCATGAAGACCGAGTGA
- a CDS encoding metallophosphoesterase, whose amino-acid sequence MRPRQRPWADRVRAFIGHSLSKPLYRLFSLVPHWGIGLSGHDVSRLTYVHSPLAGKRAVHLTDLHLDHYQPRHDLIVAAVGELRPDWIFITGDLLNVPEGLPHMFRFLAGLREVAPVFITLGNHDHYSGVPIDHYAELADRHKITLLINQATFIQTDDGEIAIVGVDDPSLHRADLSCLPPRAENRFTLLLAHAPNILDQLENHHAVDLILCGHSHGGQCRIPGVPTVWLPPGCGGRIDGHHGEPGRRLYVNRGLGWSFLPLRWNCAPEIACIEWVHEEQPDRPLTT is encoded by the coding sequence ATGAGACCCCGCCAACGGCCCTGGGCCGATCGTGTCCGTGCCTTCATCGGACATTCTCTGAGTAAGCCCCTCTATCGGCTCTTTAGTCTCGTGCCCCACTGGGGAATCGGACTGTCCGGGCATGACGTTTCCCGGCTCACCTATGTACATAGCCCCTTAGCCGGCAAGCGGGCCGTCCATCTGACCGATCTACATCTCGACCACTATCAGCCGCGCCACGATCTCATCGTCGCAGCCGTCGGCGAACTCCGCCCCGACTGGATCTTCATCACCGGCGACCTGCTCAACGTGCCGGAGGGACTGCCCCATATGTTTCGCTTTCTCGCCGGCCTGCGCGAGGTCGCGCCAGTCTTCATCACCCTGGGCAACCATGACCACTACAGCGGCGTGCCGATCGATCACTACGCCGAACTCGCCGACCGCCACAAGATCACCCTCTTGATCAATCAGGCCACCTTTATTCAAACAGACGATGGTGAGATCGCCATCGTCGGCGTCGACGATCCCTCGCTGCATCGGGCCGACTTGAGCTGTCTGCCCCCGCGCGCTGAAAACCGCTTCACCCTCTTACTGGCCCATGCGCCGAACATCCTCGATCAGTTGGAAAACCACCATGCCGTCGATCTGATCCTTTGCGGCCATAGCCACGGAGGCCAATGCCGTATCCCCGGCGTGCCAACGGTCTGGCTCCCGCCAGGCTGCGGCGGACGGATCGATGGACATCACGGAGAGCCGGGCCGCCGGCTCTATGTCAATCGCGGGCTCGGCTGGTCGTTTCTTCCCTTGCGGTGGAACTGCGCACCGGAGATCGCCTGCATCGAATGGGTCCACGAAGAACAGCCGGACCGACCCCTGACTACTTGA
- a CDS encoding HEAT repeat domain-containing protein, translating into MRRNESGRTNPTALVVLIGLIITCVWVWKRLPLETQEYVIDQAIPMAFAGLVVVAGLWMLAQAIKRRLAKRRDRATLLALFEQAKGRDKKLEIAFALIEVNEYQAKGLEPVIPALRDLFATTLQRALDDKQHRIRGMAASHLGVLNDKTVVPMLLKALEDDHAYVRSSAALGLGRLRASEAKEKLTVVMKDDWDQTVRSRSREALERIK; encoded by the coding sequence ATGCGACGAAACGAATCAGGACGGACCAATCCGACCGCCCTCGTGGTCCTCATCGGATTGATCATCACCTGCGTCTGGGTCTGGAAGCGTCTACCGCTGGAGACCCAGGAATATGTGATCGATCAAGCCATTCCCATGGCATTTGCCGGGTTGGTGGTTGTGGCCGGCCTGTGGATGCTGGCTCAGGCGATCAAGCGCCGTCTGGCGAAACGGCGCGATCGGGCGACGCTCTTAGCCTTGTTCGAACAGGCGAAGGGGCGGGACAAGAAACTGGAGATCGCCTTTGCGCTGATCGAAGTGAATGAGTACCAAGCCAAAGGGTTGGAGCCTGTGATCCCCGCATTGCGCGATCTTTTTGCCACGACCTTGCAGCGGGCGCTAGATGACAAGCAGCACCGGATTCGCGGGATGGCCGCCAGCCATCTGGGCGTCTTGAACGATAAGACCGTCGTCCCCATGTTGTTAAAGGCGCTGGAGGACGACCATGCCTATGTGCGTTCTAGTGCGGCTTTAGGGTTGGGGCGGCTGCGTGCTAGTGAGGCGAAGGAAAAGCTGACGGTGGTCATGAAAGATGATTGGGATCAAACGGTCAGGAGCCGATCGCGGGAGGCGCTGGAGCGGATCAAGTAG
- a CDS encoding MBL fold metallo-hydrolase yields MRLTILGSGTNIHQTRAASGYFLRTDQPLLLDFGPRTLMNLLKAGVDRHSITHILFSHYHADHFADFIPFFFDAVFYSNHIGTRPDLTLIGPRGTKELFRTLIQTLPGFNKARFAVRYKEVSDRPFMIGRTKICPRTVVHSPRLHSVGYRIEYGNKALAYSGDAQYCENLVRLCGDANLALLDCSFPANKPGLGHLHAGECGLVAKEAGVTRLVLSHFHPIADRYNVREQAGEAFGGKIVAGKDLMTIKL; encoded by the coding sequence ATGCGTCTAACGATTCTCGGATCCGGCACGAACATCCACCAGACCCGCGCCGCCTCCGGCTATTTTCTGCGCACCGACCAGCCACTCCTGCTCGACTTCGGGCCCCGCACCTTGATGAATCTGCTGAAGGCCGGCGTGGATCGCCACAGCATTACCCATATCCTCTTTTCCCATTACCATGCCGACCACTTCGCCGACTTCATCCCATTTTTCTTCGATGCGGTCTTCTATTCGAATCACATCGGGACCAGACCGGACCTGACCCTGATCGGGCCACGCGGCACCAAGGAGCTGTTTCGCACGTTGATACAGACCCTGCCGGGATTCAACAAGGCCCGGTTCGCGGTGCGTTACAAAGAGGTATCGGACCGGCCCTTCATGATCGGCCGCACCAAGATTTGCCCCAGGACGGTCGTCCACAGTCCCCGCCTGCACTCTGTCGGTTATCGAATTGAATATGGCAACAAGGCCCTGGCCTATTCGGGAGACGCGCAATATTGCGAAAACCTCGTCCGCCTCTGCGGCGACGCCAACCTGGCCCTGCTCGATTGCTCGTTCCCCGCCAATAAGCCTGGGCTCGGACATCTCCACGCGGGGGAATGTGGATTAGTGGCGAAAGAAGCGGGCGTCACGCGCCTCGTCCTCTCGCATTTCCATCCGATTGCTGACCGATACAATGTAAGGGAACAAGCGGGAGAAGCGTTCGGGGGGAAGATCGTGGCAGGGAAGGACTTGATGACGATCAAGCTCTAA
- a CDS encoding transglutaminase-like domain-containing protein — translation MLVNESQIRALIRLLSDEDERIVRTISGKLIDIGPSAVPLLQEAEIEQPEMADRLLSVLEEIRGGNLEDELTQLAALPDGSMDLEQGAFLVARYAYPALTVSSYARQLDEMAQEVQDRLGSRASGEETIKTLNRYLFTEQGFKGNTKNYYELENSYLNCVIDRRTGIPISLSTLYLLIGKRMGLPVHGIGMPGHFLVKYESDRYKVFVDCFNGGALLTEKNCQRFLTEAGYGFDEKYLQHSPVRAILSRMIKNLLAIYTKLDEPLKKARLTKFIEILGGGEKEGGL, via the coding sequence ATGCTGGTCAACGAGAGCCAAATTCGGGCCTTGATCCGGCTGCTGTCCGATGAAGACGAGCGGATCGTCCGGACCATCAGCGGTAAACTCATCGACATCGGTCCCTCTGCCGTACCCCTCCTGCAAGAAGCGGAAATCGAACAGCCGGAAATGGCCGATCGTCTGCTGTCAGTGCTGGAGGAAATCCGCGGCGGCAATCTCGAGGATGAACTGACGCAGCTGGCGGCCTTGCCGGATGGGTCGATGGATCTCGAACAGGGCGCCTTTCTGGTCGCCCGCTACGCCTATCCCGCCCTCACGGTTTCCTCCTATGCCAGACAGCTGGATGAGATGGCGCAGGAAGTACAGGACCGGCTCGGTTCGCGGGCATCAGGCGAGGAAACGATCAAGACGTTGAATCGGTACCTCTTTACGGAGCAGGGCTTCAAGGGCAACACGAAGAACTACTACGAGTTGGAGAATAGCTACCTCAACTGCGTGATCGACCGCCGGACTGGCATTCCCATCAGCCTCTCGACTCTGTACCTCCTCATCGGGAAGCGGATGGGGCTTCCGGTGCATGGGATCGGGATGCCGGGTCATTTTTTGGTGAAGTACGAATCGGACCGGTACAAGGTCTTCGTCGATTGTTTCAACGGCGGAGCCTTGCTGACCGAGAAGAACTGCCAGCGGTTTCTCACGGAAGCCGGCTATGGATTCGACGAGAAGTATCTGCAGCACAGTCCCGTGCGCGCCATTCTCTCCCGCATGATCAAGAACCTCCTGGCCATCTATACCAAGCTCGATGAGCCCCTCAAGAAAGCCCGCCTGACGAAATTCATCGAGATCCTGGGTGGCGGCGAGAAAGAGGGTGGACTCTAA
- a CDS encoding ABC transporter permease: MAQYWQEIHALTMRWVRRLSREKFSMLFTLVQPMLFWLIFFGNLFQKAADVQVTQAPNYINFLTAGVVVMTVLNNGLAGGVDLLFDKENGFLERLMTTPIHRSSVILSRFIFVMTITSLQVLVILGVAFLFGVQPATGLLGVAAILLIGMLFGVGLTAISMAMAFSVKSHGDFFSVLGFLSLPMIFLSSALVPLAGMPAWMGFLARFNPMTWAIDAVRPLILSGWTEALPHVAMVVVVMIIFDAICLYGSAKAFRRAMG; encoded by the coding sequence GTGGCCCAGTATTGGCAAGAAATTCATGCGTTGACGATGCGGTGGGTCCGGCGGCTCAGCCGCGAGAAATTCAGCATGCTGTTTACGCTCGTGCAGCCGATGCTGTTTTGGCTGATCTTCTTCGGCAATTTGTTTCAGAAGGCCGCGGATGTGCAAGTGACGCAGGCCCCGAACTACATCAACTTTCTGACGGCTGGCGTGGTCGTCATGACGGTGCTGAACAACGGGCTCGCCGGCGGCGTCGATCTGTTATTCGATAAAGAGAACGGGTTCCTGGAACGGTTGATGACCACGCCGATCCACCGGAGCTCGGTGATCCTGAGCCGTTTTATCTTCGTGATGACGATTACCTCGCTCCAAGTGCTTGTGATCCTCGGGGTGGCCTTCCTGTTCGGCGTCCAGCCTGCGACGGGGCTCCTGGGCGTTGCGGCGATCTTGCTGATCGGGATGCTCTTCGGCGTCGGGCTCACGGCGATTTCTATGGCCATGGCCTTTTCTGTGAAAAGCCACGGCGACTTCTTTTCGGTTCTGGGCTTCCTGTCGCTGCCGATGATTTTCTTGAGCTCGGCCCTGGTGCCCTTGGCGGGGATGCCGGCCTGGATGGGATTTTTAGCGCGGTTCAATCCGATGACCTGGGCGATCGATGCGGTGCGGCCGCTGATCCTCTCCGGCTGGACTGAGGCCCTGCCTCACGTCGCGATGGTCGTGGTCGTCATGATAATTTTCGACGCCATCTGTCTCTATGGGAGCGCCAAAGCGTTCCGTCGGGCGATGGGCTAA
- a CDS encoding ATP-binding cassette domain-containing protein: protein MDRAIAIEVSRLTKTYDGGHVAVADLSFQVYEGEIFGLLGPNGAGKSTTLRTLITLLTPTSGSASILGHDTVRDADVVRQLIGYVPQERAIDRFLTGREHLELLGALYHLSKAEAAKRIAELLKLVELEEAADRPAKTYSGGMKRKLDIACGLLPNPKILFLDEPTLGLDVQSRLRIWDYVRMLKGRGMTIVMTTNYLDEADQLCDRLAIIDGGKIKTLGSPTELKVGLGGDIVSLTLKDQSKIPVLVSALTGQPAMRAVKATPAGLDIRVDSPEKALSAILESANRLDCRLEFIEYHRPRLDDVFIAHTGRSMTESVQDIQTGS from the coding sequence ATGGATCGCGCAATTGCTATTGAGGTTTCCCGGCTTACCAAAACCTATGATGGCGGCCATGTCGCCGTTGCCGATTTGTCGTTTCAGGTCTATGAAGGCGAGATCTTCGGCCTCCTCGGACCGAACGGAGCGGGGAAAAGCACCACGCTCCGGACGCTCATCACGTTGCTGACGCCGACGTCCGGATCCGCCAGCATTTTAGGCCACGATACGGTGCGCGACGCGGACGTCGTCCGGCAACTGATCGGCTATGTGCCGCAGGAACGGGCCATCGATCGCTTCCTTACCGGGCGGGAGCATCTCGAACTCCTCGGCGCGCTCTACCATTTGTCGAAGGCGGAAGCCGCGAAGCGCATCGCCGAGCTGCTGAAGCTCGTGGAATTGGAAGAGGCGGCCGATCGTCCGGCGAAAACCTATTCCGGGGGCATGAAGCGGAAGCTCGACATTGCCTGTGGCCTCTTGCCGAATCCTAAGATCCTGTTCCTCGACGAGCCGACCCTGGGCCTGGATGTGCAGAGCCGCCTCCGCATTTGGGACTATGTGCGGATGTTGAAGGGGCGCGGTATGACGATCGTGATGACGACGAACTATTTGGACGAAGCGGACCAGCTCTGTGATCGCCTGGCTATCATTGATGGCGGGAAGATCAAGACGCTCGGCTCGCCGACCGAGCTGAAGGTCGGACTGGGCGGCGATATCGTGTCGTTGACCTTGAAGGACCAGAGCAAGATCCCTGTGTTGGTGTCTGCGTTAACGGGACAACCCGCGATGCGCGCGGTCAAGGCCACGCCGGCCGGCCTGGATATCCGGGTCGATTCGCCGGAGAAGGCCCTGTCCGCGATCCTCGAGTCCGCCAATCGACTGGATTGTCGCCTAGAGTTTATCGAATACCACCGGCCGCGGCTGGACGACGTGTTCATCGCCCATACGGGGCGGTCCATGACCGAATCGGTTCAAGACATTCAGACAGGATCATAA
- a CDS encoding LON peptidase substrate-binding domain-containing protein has product MQTDHEREPQGRDQGDIVPPFSIPARIPVFPLPNVVLFPKTYLPLHIFEPRYRAMVSEAASSGQCIGMALLKEGWETDYYGHPPVFPMGCVGRLVSVQPLADGRSNILLQGLERFEIESEWHDKPYREATIAVRPRGAATVLDPAVRQRLCTLLESYLRSHDDMPTWQEFFHKEVSDEIFVNTLSTYLECTPLEKQFLLEADSLHQQARRLSDLIEFMMQDQSGAKGWG; this is encoded by the coding sequence ATGCAGACCGATCACGAGCGAGAGCCGCAGGGACGTGACCAGGGCGACATTGTGCCGCCGTTTTCCATTCCTGCACGGATTCCGGTGTTCCCGCTTCCGAACGTCGTGCTCTTCCCCAAGACCTATCTCCCCCTGCATATCTTCGAGCCCCGTTACCGCGCCATGGTCTCAGAGGCAGCGAGCAGCGGACAATGTATCGGTATGGCCCTGCTCAAAGAGGGATGGGAAACGGACTACTATGGTCATCCGCCCGTGTTCCCGATGGGCTGCGTCGGTCGATTGGTGAGCGTGCAACCGCTGGCCGACGGTCGATCCAACATCCTCCTGCAAGGGCTGGAACGGTTTGAGATCGAGAGCGAGTGGCACGACAAGCCCTATCGCGAGGCGACGATTGCCGTTAGGCCACGAGGCGCAGCGACGGTGCTCGATCCGGCGGTCCGCCAACGCCTCTGTACTCTCCTGGAGTCCTATCTCCGGTCCCACGACGATATGCCGACCTGGCAGGAGTTTTTTCACAAAGAAGTCAGCGACGAGATTTTCGTCAACACCTTGTCCACCTACTTGGAGTGTACGCCCTTGGAAAAGCAGTTTCTGTTGGAGGCAGACAGTCTCCATCAACAAGCCCGCCGTCTTAGCGACCTTATCGAGTTCATGATGCAGGACCAGTCCGGTGCGAAGGGCTGGGGCTGA